The Ignavibacteria bacterium genome window below encodes:
- a CDS encoding periplasmic heavy metal sensor, giving the protein MKRQIVNILAVALIAVLPLGSLFAQQQQGKGQGKMPGRQKMLQELNLSQDQKDQIQKLRTEHQKQMVDYRSDIAKTRLDIKNLFTSNNPDEDKILDLTKKVSGIQADMKASSIKNWFQIYNLLNDQQKETFRKMAPMLRERMGEGFQKRGKGMMGKGMMQHRGKMAPQDNG; this is encoded by the coding sequence ATGAAAAGGCAGATAGTAAATATATTAGCTGTAGCCTTAATTGCAGTTTTACCCCTGGGCAGCCTTTTTGCCCAGCAGCAGCAGGGAAAGGGACAGGGCAAAATGCCCGGCCGCCAGAAAATGCTCCAGGAACTTAACCTCTCTCAGGATCAGAAGGATCAGATTCAAAAGCTAAGAACCGAGCACCAGAAACAGATGGTCGACTACCGCTCAGATATTGCAAAGACAAGGCTTGACATAAAAAACCTTTTTACCAGCAATAATCCCGATGAAGACAAAATACTCGACCTTACAAAGAAAGTAAGCGGCATACAGGCAGATATGAAGGCGTCATCAATAAAAAACTGGTTCCAGATCTATAACCTCCTTAACGACCAGCAGAAGGAAACTTTCCGCAAAATGGCACCGATGCTCCGTGAAAGAATGGGAGAAGGCTTCCAGAAAAGAGGAAAAGGCATGATGGGAAAAGGCATGATGCAGCACCGCGGCAAGATGGCTCCGCAGGATAACGGCTAA